In Rhizobium oryzihabitans, one DNA window encodes the following:
- a CDS encoding serine hydrolase, giving the protein MTVAAQLNAICDAQPFVTRFMVRNLLTGEEIGRGENEETPSGSTRKTSIMMAVLKAASEGRIDLDQPVTYEKRLAEEVASGMFRYMTPGIVISLRDAVAGMMVLSDNVCTKMVLERLTLEEVDSYCKTLGMANTHHRFLIPPLALAADHPLKTVTTTSAADQVLLLQTILDAQSSPEAQAKLGCSPQLCEWAMQTLKNQILRYGIRSRLPFEAMVASKSGRGKRGRMDAGIVYRNGAPSFIITAYTDEVPQVMPDGTPGYTVALETIGRLAQACWDGF; this is encoded by the coding sequence ATGACTGTGGCTGCCCAACTGAATGCTATCTGTGACGCACAGCCTTTCGTGACACGTTTCATGGTGCGCAATCTCCTGACCGGCGAAGAGATCGGGCGGGGAGAAAATGAGGAGACGCCATCGGGCAGCACCCGCAAGACGTCGATCATGATGGCCGTGCTCAAGGCGGCCAGCGAAGGGCGGATCGACCTCGACCAGCCCGTCACCTATGAAAAGCGGCTGGCGGAAGAAGTGGCGAGCGGCATGTTCCGTTATATGACGCCGGGCATCGTCATTTCGCTGCGCGATGCCGTCGCCGGCATGATGGTGCTGAGCGACAATGTCTGCACGAAGATGGTGTTGGAGCGGCTGACGCTTGAGGAAGTGGACAGCTATTGCAAGACGCTCGGCATGGCCAATACCCACCACCGTTTCCTCATTCCGCCGCTAGCGCTGGCGGCGGACCATCCGTTGAAAACCGTTACCACCACCTCGGCGGCGGATCAGGTGCTGCTGCTTCAGACCATTCTCGATGCGCAATCCTCGCCAGAGGCGCAGGCAAAGCTCGGCTGCAGCCCGCAATTGTGCGAGTGGGCGATGCAGACGCTGAAAAACCAGATATTGCGCTATGGAATCCGCTCCCGCCTGCCTTTCGAGGCGATGGTGGCGAGCAAAAGCGGACGCGGCAAGCGCGGACGCATGGATGCCGGCATCGTCTACAGAAACGGCGCGCCGTCTTTCATCATCACCGCCTATACCGACGAGGTGCCGCAGGTCATGCCTGACGGCACGCCGGGATACACCGTCGCGCTCGAAACAATCGGTCGGCTGGCACAAGCCTGCTGGGACGGCTTTTAA
- a CDS encoding hydantoinase/oxoprolinase N-terminal domain-containing protein — translation MKRIGIDVGGTNTDAVLIDGDTIVASIKVPTTQDVLSGVKAALSHVAGHVGAADRPIDAVMIGTTHFTNAVVERARLERVAAIRIALPTGSSLPPMCDWPRDLHEAVDPLIFMVHGGHEYDGSPLVPMIPDEIREAAMKIRDAGIISIAISATFSPLTTECEVRAAEIVRSVIPDARITLSHTLGRIGLLERENVALLNAALQTLGKTTVQAFSDALREAGVKAPFYLTQNDGTVALADIAATNPVHSFASGPTNSMRGAAFLTGLSDAMVVDVGGTTSDIGCLVGGFPREANNIVHIGGVRTLFRMPDLLPIALGGGTIVDPQTGKIGPRSVGYRILTEARVFGGETLTTSDVAVAAGLIEMGDRDRVKDLDPAFVQATLGRIRDMVADSFDQMKTSAEDVPLVAVGGGAFLIPEQVPGASEVLRVENAGVANALGAAMAQVSGEVDQVFSGLSRDEALAKAETEAQNAAVASGAERASLKTLEVEDIPIAYLPGGARRVRVRVIGDIGFH, via the coding sequence ATGAAACGCATCGGTATTGACGTTGGCGGCACCAATACGGATGCCGTTCTCATAGATGGCGACACGATTGTTGCCTCCATCAAGGTTCCGACCACGCAGGATGTCCTGTCCGGCGTGAAGGCGGCATTGAGCCACGTGGCGGGCCATGTCGGCGCGGCGGATCGCCCGATCGACGCGGTGATGATCGGCACGACGCATTTCACCAATGCGGTGGTGGAGCGCGCCCGGCTGGAGCGGGTCGCGGCCATCCGCATCGCGCTACCAACAGGTTCTTCGCTGCCGCCCATGTGCGACTGGCCGAGGGATCTGCACGAGGCCGTCGATCCGCTGATCTTCATGGTTCATGGCGGCCATGAATATGATGGCAGTCCGCTGGTGCCGATGATCCCGGATGAAATCCGTGAAGCGGCGATGAAAATCCGCGATGCGGGCATCATCTCCATCGCCATTTCCGCGACCTTTTCGCCGCTGACCACGGAGTGCGAGGTGAGGGCGGCGGAGATCGTCCGTTCGGTAATCCCCGATGCACGCATCACGCTTTCCCATACGCTCGGCCGCATCGGGCTGCTGGAGCGCGAGAATGTTGCACTTCTGAATGCCGCCCTGCAGACGCTTGGCAAGACCACGGTACAGGCATTTTCGGATGCGCTGCGAGAAGCGGGTGTGAAGGCGCCGTTCTATCTGACCCAGAACGACGGCACCGTGGCGCTTGCGGATATCGCCGCTACCAACCCCGTGCACAGCTTCGCTTCCGGCCCGACGAATTCGATGCGCGGCGCTGCTTTCCTCACCGGGCTTTCCGATGCCATGGTGGTGGATGTCGGCGGCACCACCTCCGATATTGGTTGCCTTGTCGGCGGGTTCCCGCGTGAGGCGAACAATATCGTTCATATTGGCGGGGTGCGCACCCTTTTCCGCATGCCCGATCTTCTGCCGATCGCACTTGGCGGCGGCACCATTGTCGACCCGCAGACAGGCAAGATCGGCCCGCGCTCGGTGGGGTATCGCATCCTCACCGAAGCCCGCGTTTTCGGCGGCGAGACACTGACGACATCGGATGTCGCCGTTGCCGCAGGCCTGATCGAGATGGGCGACAGGGATCGTGTTAAGGACCTCGATCCGGCATTCGTGCAGGCGACGCTCGGCCGTATCCGCGATATGGTGGCCGACAGTTTCGACCAGATGAAGACATCAGCCGAAGACGTGCCGCTGGTTGCGGTGGGCGGTGGCGCATTCCTGATACCGGAGCAGGTGCCGGGCGCATCCGAGGTGCTGCGTGTGGAAAATGCAGGTGTTGCCAATGCGCTGGGTGCAGCCATGGCGCAGGTGTCCGGCGAGGTCGATCAGGTCTTTTCCGGATTGAGCCGCGACGAGGCCCTTGCGAAAGCCGAGACCGAAGCGCAGAACGCGGCGGTTGCTTCGGGAGCGGAGCGCGCGAGCCTCAAGACGCTTGAGGTGGAGGATATTCCGATCGCCTATCTGCCTGGCGGCGCTCGCAGGGTCCGCGTGCGTGTTATCGGCGATATCGGCTTTCATTGA
- a CDS encoding ABC transporter substrate-binding protein → MKKLLLAGAALLVTANIAAARDITIAQSSDLRSSNPGVNRDGNTDGVILHIVEGLVGYNNGGEVKPLLAESFEVSPDGLTYTFKLRTDVKFHNGKPLTAEDVVWNWTRYLKPETKWACLNDFVGGGAAHVTGVKATDASTVEIALEKPSAVFLGLMSRPECGYTGMISPESVAADGSFVKPIGTGPFQWDEWKKGEYIRLAKFADYVSPANDGKPDGMVGSKRPLADGIKFMVIPDASTVKAGLESGVLDTAEISPDLIPEFKTNEKMQLIVARNNGKNLFYIQTRDKVLSNPGVRRAMAMALDLDELVAAASNGTGEANGSMVSQDSVYFDETQKKRPAYDIEAAKKELEAAGYKGEPISIIANKRGNVPSFPAAVMAQAMMQQAGLNVQIEVLDYATQVDRRRSGNYQVISQSVAPRLDPALMYAFYVGNKDKNASLMWDDPKAIELMKAAYVEADQVKRQKIFDEFHELMLKEMPGIFLYDMVDVWGATKKLKGQPVWQSNARLWEVSVDN, encoded by the coding sequence GTGAAAAAACTTCTTCTCGCAGGCGCGGCCCTGCTCGTAACAGCCAATATCGCGGCGGCCCGCGATATCACCATCGCGCAAAGTTCCGATCTGCGCAGCAGCAATCCCGGGGTCAACCGTGACGGCAATACGGACGGCGTGATCCTGCACATCGTCGAAGGCCTCGTCGGTTACAACAATGGCGGTGAAGTAAAGCCGCTGCTTGCCGAGAGCTTCGAGGTTTCGCCAGATGGTCTCACCTATACATTCAAGCTGCGCACGGATGTGAAATTCCATAACGGCAAGCCGCTCACCGCGGAGGATGTCGTCTGGAACTGGACGCGCTACCTGAAGCCGGAAACCAAATGGGCCTGCCTGAATGATTTCGTGGGAGGCGGCGCCGCGCATGTCACCGGCGTCAAGGCCACCGATGCATCCACGGTTGAGATTGCGCTTGAGAAGCCGTCCGCCGTTTTCCTCGGCCTGATGTCGCGACCCGAATGCGGTTATACCGGCATGATCTCGCCGGAATCCGTTGCGGCTGACGGCAGCTTCGTCAAGCCCATCGGTACCGGCCCGTTCCAGTGGGACGAATGGAAGAAGGGTGAATATATCCGCCTCGCCAAATTCGCGGATTATGTTTCGCCGGCAAATGACGGCAAGCCGGACGGCATGGTCGGTTCCAAGCGTCCTCTGGCCGACGGCATCAAGTTCATGGTCATTCCGGACGCCTCGACCGTGAAGGCGGGCCTCGAATCCGGCGTGCTCGACACCGCCGAGATTTCTCCCGATCTCATTCCGGAGTTCAAGACCAATGAGAAGATGCAGCTGATCGTCGCCCGCAACAACGGCAAGAACCTGTTCTATATCCAGACCCGCGACAAGGTGCTGAGCAATCCCGGCGTGCGCCGCGCCATGGCGATGGCGCTTGATCTCGATGAACTGGTCGCCGCCGCATCGAACGGTACGGGCGAAGCCAATGGTTCGATGGTTTCGCAGGACTCGGTCTATTTCGATGAGACGCAGAAGAAGCGTCCGGCCTATGACATAGAGGCGGCGAAGAAGGAACTGGAGGCAGCCGGTTACAAGGGCGAGCCGATCTCGATCATCGCCAACAAGCGCGGCAACGTGCCGAGCTTCCCGGCCGCCGTCATGGCGCAGGCCATGATGCAGCAGGCGGGTCTCAACGTACAGATCGAGGTGCTGGACTATGCCACGCAGGTGGATCGTCGCCGTTCCGGCAATTATCAGGTGATCTCACAGTCGGTCGCCCCGCGTCTCGATCCGGCCCTGATGTATGCCTTCTACGTCGGCAACAAGGACAAGAACGCCTCCCTGATGTGGGATGATCCGAAGGCGATCGAGCTGATGAAGGCCGCCTATGTCGAGGCCGATCAGGTGAAGCGCCAGAAGATTTTCGACGAGTTCCATGAGCTGATGCTGAAGGAAATGCCCGGCATCTTCCTCTACGACATGGTCGATGTCTGGGGCGCTACGAAGAAGCTCAAGGGCCAGCCGGTCTGGCAGTCGAACGCCCGCCTCTGGGAAGTCTCGGTCGATAACTGA
- a CDS encoding DUF917 domain-containing protein, protein MIQEFSEDDIEPLATGAWILGTGGGGNPYISTLNLRRLYAEGRRVKVMDPMALADDDMVAVVSKMGAPLVGQERLGDPVHLARAVEVMEDYLGKPFRAIMSVEIGGSNALSSFLAAAVLDRPVVNADAMGRAYPEAQMTSFAIGNLPMFPLSLVDVRDNEVIVTRAASWKWMERISRKVCTEVGSTAATCKAPRTGKEVKEWGIHYTVTKATELGRAVMEARARHDDPVQAVLDHEGGKQLFRGKVVDVARETTGGFLRGSTTIEGIDADRGSRMELAFQNEWAVAFRDGQPVAMTPDLLCLLDTISGSAIGTESVRYGQRVTVVALPAPDLLTTPAGIAAVGPRAFGYDIDFKSVFP, encoded by the coding sequence ATGATCCAGGAATTTTCCGAAGACGATATTGAACCTCTGGCTACCGGCGCCTGGATTCTGGGAACCGGCGGCGGTGGCAACCCCTATATATCGACGCTCAATCTGCGCCGTCTTTACGCCGAGGGCAGGCGGGTAAAGGTCATGGATCCCATGGCGCTTGCCGATGACGACATGGTTGCCGTCGTCTCCAAGATGGGTGCGCCGCTTGTCGGTCAGGAACGGCTGGGGGATCCCGTGCATCTCGCCCGCGCCGTCGAGGTGATGGAGGATTATCTCGGCAAGCCGTTTCGGGCGATCATGAGCGTGGAAATCGGCGGCTCGAACGCGCTTTCCTCCTTCCTCGCCGCCGCCGTGCTCGACCGGCCGGTCGTGAACGCGGACGCCATGGGACGCGCCTATCCGGAAGCGCAGATGACATCCTTCGCCATCGGCAACCTGCCGATGTTCCCGCTGTCGCTCGTCGATGTGCGCGACAATGAGGTGATCGTCACGCGGGCTGCCTCGTGGAAATGGATGGAGCGCATCTCGCGCAAGGTCTGCACCGAAGTCGGCTCCACCGCCGCCACCTGCAAGGCGCCGCGCACCGGCAAGGAAGTGAAGGAATGGGGCATTCATTACACCGTCACCAAAGCGACCGAACTCGGGCGCGCGGTGATGGAGGCGCGTGCGCGCCATGACGATCCGGTTCAGGCGGTTCTCGACCATGAGGGCGGCAAGCAGCTGTTCCGTGGCAAGGTGGTGGATGTCGCCCGCGAGACCACCGGCGGCTTCCTGCGCGGCAGCACGACCATTGAAGGCATAGACGCCGACCGGGGTTCGCGCATGGAGCTGGCCTTCCAGAACGAATGGGCGGTCGCCTTCCGTGATGGCCAGCCGGTTGCCATGACGCCGGACCTGCTCTGCCTTCTCGACACTATCTCGGGCAGCGCCATCGGCACGGAATCGGTGCGGTATGGCCAGCGTGTCACGGTCGTGGCCCTGCCGGCGCCGGACCTCTTGACGACTCCTGCCGGCATCGCCGCCGTCGGCCCGCGCGCCTTCGGTTATGACATTGATTTCAAATCGGTATTCCCATGA
- a CDS encoding ABC transporter permease has translation MIRFILSRLLMALPTIAFVSITVFALIRFIPGDPAALMLGDMAQPEQIEAMRTELGLDKSMPQQFVIWAGNVVQGDFGRSIVNDEAVLPLVVSRFLVSAEIVVVAVLLASLIAVPAGVIAAWKQNSLTDLALVGTATLLLSIPTFWLGLLLLLFFGLKLGWLPVLGYVSISDNLVGGMLYLVLPVMTLVIHEMGVLIRMARASTLEVLRLDYITHARAKGLSESAVLWRHAFKNAFGPTWTMIGLILGNLLGGIAVIETVFTIPGLGRLMVDSIFARDYPVIQGCLLFVSLSYVLVNLFVDLLYPLFDPRVVAE, from the coding sequence ATGATAAGATTCATACTGAGCCGTCTTTTGATGGCGCTGCCGACGATCGCCTTTGTGTCGATCACGGTCTTTGCGCTCATCCGCTTCATTCCGGGTGATCCCGCCGCCCTGATGCTGGGCGACATGGCGCAACCCGAGCAGATCGAGGCGATGAGAACAGAGCTTGGCCTCGACAAGTCCATGCCGCAACAGTTCGTCATCTGGGCGGGAAATGTGGTGCAGGGCGATTTCGGCCGGTCCATCGTCAACGACGAGGCAGTATTGCCGCTGGTCGTCTCGCGCTTTCTCGTCAGTGCCGAGATCGTCGTCGTCGCCGTACTGCTCGCCAGCCTGATTGCGGTTCCGGCGGGTGTGATCGCCGCCTGGAAACAGAACAGCCTGACCGATCTCGCGCTGGTGGGAACGGCGACTCTCTTGTTGTCCATCCCGACATTCTGGCTCGGGCTTCTGCTTCTGTTGTTCTTCGGTCTCAAGCTCGGCTGGCTGCCGGTGCTGGGATACGTGTCGATCAGCGACAATCTCGTCGGCGGCATGCTCTATCTCGTCCTGCCGGTGATGACGCTGGTGATTCATGAAATGGGTGTTCTGATCCGCATGGCGCGCGCCTCCACGCTTGAGGTTCTGCGGCTGGACTATATCACCCATGCCCGCGCCAAGGGCCTTTCGGAAAGTGCGGTTCTCTGGCGGCACGCCTTCAAGAATGCCTTTGGTCCGACATGGACGATGATCGGCCTCATCCTCGGCAATCTTCTCGGCGGCATCGCCGTCATCGAGACGGTGTTCACCATTCCGGGGCTCGGGCGGCTGATGGTCGACAGCATCTTCGCGCGTGACTACCCCGTCATACAGGGCTGCCTGCTGTTCGTTTCCCTGTCCTACGTGCTGGTCAATCTCTTCGTCGACCTTCTTTATCCCCTCTTCGATCCGCGTGTGGTTGCCGAATGA
- a CDS encoding LysR family transcriptional regulator has protein sequence MNIKQLEVLRTLLSTGSTIATAKAMGLSQSGISRLLAQLEADLSLTLFARDKGRLIPTPEAALLARDAENVLLAVDRMSGHAEDLRNGAAGPEIVRIGLPSSMWENFAPAMLIDYVRDFPGVRIETFFETTTAINKLVGERVIDLGFLRMEGEIGPGIDVERVATGKSVCVVRQDHPLAELAEITVKDLRNIPLILIGRQRPNRMALDQVFKKAGVKPMVKIETHTNSSACAYVAHGLGVTIISSFYANLYRHLPVVARPFIPQSTQEFGLARASGAPLSIAAQALSDALKQQIQLSQKID, from the coding sequence ATGAATATCAAGCAGCTCGAAGTCCTGCGCACGCTTCTGTCCACCGGCTCGACCATCGCCACCGCCAAGGCCATGGGGCTCAGCCAGTCCGGTATCAGCCGGCTTCTGGCGCAGCTCGAGGCGGACCTGTCGCTGACGCTGTTTGCCCGTGACAAGGGGCGGCTGATCCCGACGCCGGAGGCGGCGCTTCTTGCCCGGGACGCGGAAAATGTGCTGCTTGCCGTCGACCGCATGTCCGGCCACGCCGAAGATCTGCGCAATGGTGCGGCCGGTCCCGAAATTGTCCGCATCGGCCTGCCGAGCAGCATGTGGGAGAATTTCGCGCCCGCCATGCTGATCGACTATGTCAGGGATTTCCCCGGTGTGCGTATCGAGACTTTTTTCGAAACGACCACTGCCATCAACAAGCTGGTTGGCGAGCGGGTGATCGATCTTGGTTTCCTGCGTATGGAAGGTGAGATCGGACCGGGCATCGATGTCGAGCGTGTTGCCACCGGCAAAAGCGTCTGCGTGGTCCGGCAGGATCACCCGCTGGCCGAGCTTGCCGAAATCACGGTCAAGGACCTGCGCAACATTCCGCTCATTCTCATTGGTCGGCAGCGGCCGAACCGCATGGCGCTCGATCAGGTCTTCAAGAAGGCGGGCGTCAAGCCGATGGTGAAGATCGAAACCCACACCAACAGTTCCGCCTGCGCCTATGTCGCGCATGGGCTGGGCGTTACGATCATCAGCAGTTTTTATGCCAACCTCTACAGGCACCTTCCAGTCGTTGCGCGGCCCTTCATTCCGCAATCGACGCAGGAGTTCGGTCTTGCCCGGGCCTCGGGCGCACCGCTGTCCATCGCTGCTCAGGCACTTAGCGACGCCTTGAAGCAACAGATCCAGCTTTCGCAAAAAATTGACTGA
- a CDS encoding ABC transporter permease — protein sequence MKKFTLNGLIGGFLIALLLITAITGLFWTPYDPMKLGFASRLAAPGPSHLLGTDEFGRDVLSRLMVGARASVWIGFLTVSFATICGTLIGLVSGYARGWVDGVIMAINNALLAFPGILLALGLLAVFGANQYGIIFALGIAYTPSMARVVRGAVLSLREREFIEASLVMGNGEIYTMFRHILPNCIAPITVLATSMFGWAILSESALSFLGLGVPPPAPTWGNMLAAGRPFIQQAVWLGLFPGLCIALTLLGINLLGDALRDRLDPRMRGLK from the coding sequence ATGAAAAAGTTCACACTCAACGGGCTTATCGGCGGCTTCCTCATCGCCCTCCTGCTCATCACTGCCATTACCGGCCTCTTCTGGACGCCCTATGATCCGATGAAGCTCGGTTTCGCCTCGCGTCTGGCCGCACCCGGCCCAAGCCATCTTCTCGGCACCGACGAGTTCGGGCGCGATGTTTTGAGCCGCCTGATGGTCGGCGCGCGCGCCAGCGTCTGGATTGGCTTCCTGACGGTCAGTTTCGCGACGATCTGCGGTACTTTGATCGGTCTTGTCAGCGGTTATGCGCGCGGCTGGGTGGATGGCGTCATCATGGCCATCAACAATGCGCTTCTCGCCTTTCCGGGCATCCTATTGGCGCTCGGTCTTCTCGCGGTTTTCGGTGCCAACCAGTATGGCATCATCTTCGCGCTCGGCATCGCCTACACGCCGTCCATGGCGCGTGTGGTGCGCGGCGCGGTATTGTCGCTGCGTGAGCGCGAATTCATCGAGGCATCGCTGGTGATGGGCAATGGCGAGATCTACACCATGTTCCGCCACATCCTGCCCAATTGCATTGCGCCGATCACGGTGCTCGCCACCTCCATGTTCGGCTGGGCTATCCTCTCGGAAAGTGCGCTGTCCTTCCTCGGCCTCGGCGTGCCGCCACCGGCCCCCACCTGGGGCAACATGCTGGCCGCCGGCCGTCCCTTCATCCAGCAGGCCGTCTGGCTCGGGCTTTTCCCCGGTCTCTGCATCGCGCTGACGCTGCTTGGCATCAATCTTCTGGGCGATGCCCTGCGCGACAGGCTTGACCCGCGCATGAGAGGTCTCAAATGA
- a CDS encoding ABC transporter ATP-binding protein codes for MTDNTLLTVRGLSLEVAGSGHRVVKDVSFDIAPGEIFGIVGESGSGKTLATRALISLLPPAIAVTGGSVVYKGKDVMSLPVRELRRLRGAEIGVVFQEPMTSLNPSMTIGRQLEEGLILHTKLSPEERREKILDMLKRVGIRDPEGALVAYPHEFSGGMRQRIMLASVMLLKPALLIADEPTTALDAVIQRDVMELMVELTRAEGTAVLLISHDLPMVARYTSRIVVMEKGAIVEQGRTEDLLDAPQHPYTKKLLSSLPFRGEPRVVDTSKAPMVSARNIVVDYPGRKSLLKKAKPKRALHGVSIDIHEGEVVALVGGSGSGKTTLGRTIAGLVQESEGQIRFQGRQRNEDWNDYRLNCQMVFQDPYSSLDPRMTIQALVEEALRLVPGLDQAAKRKRALETLEEVGLGADYAARYPHELSGGQRQRVAIARAIARRPRFLIADEPVSALDVTVRAQVLDLFSDLQKRYGFSCLFISHDLGVVEQVADRVVVMQDGRIIEEGDRDTIFDSPREAYTRRLLSAIPALDQNEKGGVTLKWRLEEEV; via the coding sequence ATGACGGACAATACTCTTCTTACCGTGCGCGGCCTTTCGCTGGAGGTCGCAGGCAGCGGCCACCGCGTGGTCAAGGATGTCTCCTTTGATATTGCACCTGGCGAAATCTTCGGCATCGTCGGCGAAAGCGGATCGGGAAAGACGCTGGCCACCCGCGCGCTCATCTCGCTTCTGCCTCCGGCGATCGCCGTTACCGGCGGATCGGTCGTCTACAAGGGAAAGGACGTGATGTCCCTGCCGGTCAGGGAACTTCGACGCCTGCGCGGCGCGGAGATCGGCGTCGTTTTCCAGGAGCCGATGACCTCTCTCAATCCGTCGATGACAATCGGCCGGCAGCTGGAAGAAGGCCTGATCCTTCACACGAAACTGTCGCCGGAAGAGCGCCGCGAGAAAATTCTCGACATGCTGAAGCGGGTCGGCATCCGCGATCCCGAAGGCGCGCTTGTTGCCTATCCACATGAGTTTTCCGGCGGTATGCGCCAGCGCATCATGCTGGCCTCGGTCATGCTTCTGAAGCCGGCCTTGCTGATCGCCGACGAGCCGACGACGGCGCTCGATGCCGTCATCCAGCGCGACGTCATGGAACTGATGGTCGAATTGACGCGGGCGGAAGGGACTGCCGTCCTCCTCATCAGTCACGATCTGCCGATGGTGGCCCGCTATACGAGCCGTATCGTGGTAATGGAAAAGGGCGCGATCGTCGAACAGGGCAGAACCGAAGACCTGCTGGACGCGCCGCAGCATCCCTATACGAAAAAGCTGCTTTCCTCACTGCCCTTCCGGGGCGAGCCGCGTGTCGTCGACACCAGCAAGGCGCCGATGGTTTCAGCCAGAAACATCGTCGTCGATTATCCCGGTCGCAAGTCGCTGCTCAAGAAAGCCAAGCCGAAGCGGGCGCTGCACGGCGTCAGCATCGATATTCACGAAGGTGAAGTTGTGGCGCTCGTGGGTGGCTCCGGCTCCGGCAAGACCACGCTTGGCCGCACCATCGCCGGTCTCGTGCAGGAAAGCGAAGGGCAAATCCGGTTTCAGGGGCGGCAGCGCAACGAGGACTGGAACGACTATCGCCTGAATTGCCAGATGGTGTTTCAGGATCCCTATTCCTCGCTCGATCCGCGCATGACCATTCAGGCGCTGGTGGAGGAGGCGTTGCGCCTCGTGCCCGGTCTCGACCAGGCCGCCAAGCGCAAGCGGGCGCTGGAAACGCTGGAAGAGGTGGGGCTTGGCGCCGACTATGCCGCCCGTTACCCGCATGAGCTTTCCGGCGGCCAGCGCCAGCGCGTGGCGATTGCCCGCGCCATTGCCCGTCGTCCGCGGTTTCTGATCGCCGACGAACCGGTTTCAGCACTTGACGTGACGGTGCGGGCGCAGGTGCTCGATCTCTTTTCCGATCTGCAGAAACGTTACGGTTTCTCCTGCCTGTTCATCAGCCACGATCTCGGCGTGGTCGAACAGGTGGCGGACCGCGTCGTCGTCATGCAGGACGGCCGCATCATCGAAGAGGGCGACCGCGACACGATTTTCGACAGCCCGAGAGAGGCCTACACACGCCGGCTCCTCTCGGCCATTCCCGCCCTCGACCAGAATGAAAAGGGCGGTGTGACACTCAAATGGCGTCTGGAAGAAGAAGTTTAA